The Tripterygium wilfordii isolate XIE 37 chromosome 23, ASM1340144v1, whole genome shotgun sequence genomic sequence ATTCAATCCACCACTCTCATGGACTCCAACTcaatatatattctctgtataggacagagaatatattctctgactatacatgtgtacatatatggctataaattgagaagagtttGCAGAGCATTTAAAGAAGCTGCAAGAGATAGCAGTAGTGTGTGAGAAAAAAACGAGAGAGAGTCTTAAAGTAGTCTGTTGttgagataaaaagagagtgaacctattgtggatatggattactttagtgatattttcgactaccacttgtcaagttgttcaagtgaacaggtaaatacatatactgatgtaaattatattgttgtttttttgtaaatactcagtgtaaattatattgtttgtagggtgattttatctcagtcgaaataaagcaagaagacgaacatgcggaCGAGATGGTTGATAATATCGAAGTTaacgatagatgtgaatttgaaactgatcaagtgttcaaatcgcgacaatcgatgatcgagtgggttcaacaaactggacacaaattgggatatatcatcatcatttatagatcagatattggtgggttcggcaaaaaacacagattacaattcaaatgtgatcgcggtggcaattaccagagcaagaaaccatcaacgaaacagactggcaccaaaaaaatagaatgtccgtTTACAATCTTATCAATCAGAGAGACACAATTGCAATCTTATCAATCAGAGAGACACAAttgctcctcaatttacaatactcagtCTATCTCTACACAAGAAAGTTCGATgttaagaaaggaaaactatTATTTACGATCCTATATTGATCAGTTTCCAGCTATACTGCACCCTTACATCAGGGACGTGTaagatgtaaaagctgatggaaattgcggctttcgatcgatagctgtgtgtcttggtcatggggaagatgaatggcccaatgttcggtataacctgatggcagagttggacgcattttggaaacaatatgttgaaatacttggcggtgaagagagggcatacagtgttaaacactcactgaatttttttcaagatgatgttgcagcaccatttgagcattggatgataatgccagatatgggtctattgattgcttctgcatacaatgtgatattgcatgttcttcatcatgcagagagttggacatatctaccactacgtacagctcctccatcaccctaTCTACGCGTTGCCATTgctatagggcacgtaaatggtaatcactacgtcaaagttggtttgacaaggaattatccaatgcctcccatcacacccgaatgggttcactgtagacatacttgtgcagctgcatgggcgactccgtatgcggaacgattagatgcgtacatgcactcatatggattcatcaaatcttcatctgaagcttttattcatgtacttgaataaattattatctatgtcttacaaaattatgataattaaaaaaagcaaacaaataatcttaatcaaaacatttaaattaataaatgtatatatatattctctgccctatatgtgtgtatgtgtatatatctatatatatatatatgtgtatgtatatgagatgagacatgatgaaaaGATATGACATGACAAGACAAATAGTGACAACCTAGGGGGagggggtttaaaatagggagggtttgtttatcaatttcccAGATGATAATGGCATGGAGACTACTCATATCTCAAAGTCAAAGCAAATTAACTAAACCTACTGTAGAGAGCGGATCACAAAAGTCAAGCTCCCACCTCACAATATATGATTTGCATTATCCGAGACAACAGaatctttgtttttgttaagtAATCACAAGACTAATAATTCATGCATGTTTGTTTCCTCCAATACAAAACACACAATCAATCATATCATATCTTGACAAATCGTATGGTGTAAATGCAGTGATTTGAATGTTTCAGCTCAAATAATTCATTCCCAACGAGTGATTATAATCGAATTCAGCATGACATACGCGATGAATTGTTTGATAAGCATAAACCATGTGTTCAATCTCCAAACACTTGAGACCTTACAAAATTTAGGGTTGTTAAAAAATTACGGGCTTACTGAATAGAACGGTTAATCAACCGTTCAATCAAACGAtcgattattttcaaaaaaaattagtgaaAACCAACCAAAAACcggaaaaaaataagaaataaacaaAGCTGCGATATGTTCAAATGAGAACCGGGGACAATACCTCGAGTTGTACCAAATACACTTGAGTTTTCACCAAGGCCAAAGCCACGAGGACCTAAGGCCTAAAGCGTgaacaatacctcaagtgaATTGGACTCGAAATCTCTCACACATCCTTCTACTTCTCACATCATTTTTCTCatccctctcaatttcttcaaattatagcGTACTCTAAAATGTCTCTCAAATCTAAGATTTCATGCTCGATCGATCTACTTGAATTACTTTATATTGTAGATGTTTAAGGACAGAAACATGTGCACCTCATGAATATGATCAAGTTATTCATGTTGCATTTATTTGAAACATGTAGATATACTACACACCTATTACAATTCGGACAGCTTCATTAGCTTATGAAGGACATCAAACATGTTAATTGTCTGCATAATTAAATTTGGAATTTCCATAATTTCAttataatgaagaaaaaaaatggacaCGCAGAGACGAGTTTGAGGGTTCTACAATTCCTTTGACTCTATAATTTAGAGCTAATGCTAGAGAAAAAGTTAAACaagttaattttaaaaataaaaaaataaaagtgtggTGTGACATGATACATCTCTTGAACCAATAGAGTAACATTGTAAATTCTCATATTCTAAACGAATAGTGAAGACCCGGATCCTGCAGAGACATACACATAAGACTTTACAGTTGTTGATCATAATTTGActaattaatatattatctGTAATTTAGAAGGGATAATTAATTTAAGGTGCTATTTAAAAGACCAATTCTATATCGTTGGGATACCAAAAAAAGTTCATGGGCCGGGCCTGTTTGGTAGCCCAATGAGACACCCGTCCCGAATGGATATATCCATTAGATTTAAGCGGGCGGCAAATCCTCGAGCTTTGGAGTTATATGGATTTAAGCGGGCGGGGAggtgtttttgttgttgtcgTGGGCTGCTGGGAGGTTCTTGGTTTTCCTTGTTTAATTCTTTCTCGTTGATAAAGTTctgatttaataaaaataataataattaaagggTTATTTATGCAAgcagacaattttttttaaaaaaatactaatgaGAAATCtatttctcattgaaatcgaactttGGGCACACATATATTTAACCCAGGGGCGGATCTAGAAAATGTTATGAGGGGGGCTTGGTCTATAAGCGGGTGTGAAAAGGTTGGTGAGGTTCGGGGCCAACGtccctaaaattttttttagagctatttacagatatccaacaaaaaatagtcaaaatatatctatatattaatatgatgATGAAGtcttacaatttaatttttcagtTCCAAGAACCCAAGTCTTGAGACTCCAACTATACATACAAAAAAAGTGCTAAATAAAGTCTTTATAATCGACTCCGTCGAGTTTTCATCTTCTAAAATTTTTCCATGATTGTTTCATTATCAATTTCATCAagaattcctctctcaataaaGAAATGGGCTTATTAGGGCTTTTGGAGATACAGGCTTAAAAGATATAGGCTTATAAGTATgtttactaattttttttcaaaaattgaggGTGCGCTCTAGGCTCAAGCTACATCCGCCCCTgatctaacccaatcgattaccAACCGAACAATAGACAACTTTAACGGGTCACGATGTTGTATTCCTATTTTTGTAATGCCAGATATTTAGCAGATATTAATTAATATCTAAGATATTTCCCATGGATCTAATGTTTGGTAAGTTCGTTTGTCATATGTACAACAATTTGGCACAAAGTTATatatctgcatatatatatatggataataTTGTACACACCAAACATTATATAATGTGCCACACTTGGTAGCCAAACATGGAATGAAGTCCCATATATATCGACATCACTGCCAAAAGAAATGTCGATGAGATCAAGTTCAATTGCTAGGGATATTTTTGCCAACTTTCTTCTGATCCTAGAGCCTCAAAATTATGCAAAAGTAACATACttaacgttttgtttggtattaGACAACATACGTAGTTATGAGATCAAGAATTATATAGTGGACTAGATATGTTGGAAAACAAAGTCCAAACGCATCAAGAATATTGTTCGTTCCGGGCCACGAGCCCTCACGGATTTGTTATTTATGGACCAtcgtcattggttcttaggtttaaaaaacgcATTTTTGTGTGAGAGGTGCAAAACATTTACTTATGTACCATTTGGTTGAGTTATGACAGTCCAATGTGGGAGATTAATCTTGACAAGATATGCAAAGAAGTGAATGGTATATATTTGAACCGTATGGGTTTGGTAAGCTTAGAAAAATcttacatgcatacatacacctccacatatatatatatatatatacacatgtttTTAGGTGAATTGGTAGACAAATGTTGTTGCTGGCATCGTATCAATGTGGCCCACAAGAGCTTTCCCTGTTATCATCAGCAAATTAAGGCCACAGTATATATTAGGTTTAAAATTACTGTCAGCTTAGCTGGTCATTCCATTTTAAACCAATCACAGTTTTAGGTGAAAACGAAAGCTCTCTTGTCATCTTTAGGGTTTTTGAAGGGAATCATTTCCTTTAATATTATAAGGAGttttaaattatgatcattagtgGTACAATATTTCAAGTTATTGTACTAGAGCGATCAGTGAATAAGAAAAATTACTGATTAAATTCTATGGTCAAAATAGGGTTCTAGAAGATAGATGCATTggatttgaaattaagataataCTTGAGATCCCAAAATTATTGGCGCTTACTAATTTACCATAGCCCTTGTTTTTTTTACTGTGTAAGATCTCTGCCAACATGATCATTCATATGTGATTAACTAACTAGAGTCAATATTAATGGATTGACTTAGGTTAAAAGTGAAAAAATGTTGATGGATCACTGTGGAATGTGGATATGAGAGGGTTTGAGTTTTGTTTATAAACCATTCGGATATCTGTTTTGGGTTATCtgattctcgtggatacatAAGATTCGCAAGACTTTGTTCCTCCTTAGACTAACTATTACAGgccaaaacccaactcactgaGCAAGCACAACTACTATATATGGATTAAAGCCCAACGCACTAAGCTAGGAAAATATCTTCTTGGTAAGTAAGGGGTGGTCTTGCCCATATATACTACTCGGTTGGGACTTGTGGTATATTTGTTCttaacaaaaacatgaaattcgGCAAAACGAAATACTAGcctgcctctctctctccccccccccccccccccccatactctctctctctactttaTGCCAATTTCTGATTCAGGGTCATCGAGAAAGAGATCAATTTGGGGTTAATTGCTACAACATGAGGAAGCGTCAAGTGGTAGTGAGAAGAGAAGAGCCATCAACAACATCATCCTCAATCACAATCAGGATTGTGAGATATGGAGAGTGCCAGAAAAATCATGCGGCAGGTGTCGGAGGATATGCCGTCGATGGGTGTACAGAGTTCATGGCAAGTGGAGAAGAAGGGACAGATGGTGCACTCACTTGTGCTGCTTGTGGTTGTCACAGGAACTTCCATAGAAGGGAAGTGGAGACTGAAGTGGTTTGTGAATGCTCTTCGCCTAATTCAAATGGGACATAAAGAAACTACCTTTTaatgttttcttaatttcaaCTGGAAGTCTATATATATTTGTGATGTTTTTGACCTacttgtttgtgtttttgttttacagtaatagtttttagggtttgatgACAAGATTAATCTCCGGCAGCCGGAGCAAGAAAGACAGAGAAGAAACGATTTGCGAACTTGGTCGATGGTTGAGTTCAGATTCAGTGGTGTGAGGTTGTATATAGCTTGAAGAAATTATGAGTGGAGCAAAGGAattcaatgatgatgatgaaatatggtaatttaatttgatgTTTGATTGTAATAAATAATCTATGATGAGATTTTATTATCTTTATCTGGAAATCCTATGGACagtaatttattaaaaatcatcttcatcttcttaaaGAAAGCAAATTAAAGAAGTAGAGATTCTTGATCCAAATTCTCTTTGAAAGCATAggaagcaagaacaagaacatatATTGTGAATTTGAGAAATTAACTAACCCTCCGTtgatgatgaattgatgatCAAGATCAGTTTTTAATTGTGGTGGTTATATCTTCAAGGTGGGATTAGTTTGTATTAATTCAAGATTAATTAGTGCAAGACCCACAAATCAAATCATGTTGGTTGTTATTGTGGAATTAAATTTTTACAAAAGAGAGATGTGCTTAAAGGGTGATTAAAGCTTTAACTATGATTTAATCAACAACTAAAGCAAGAATTAGATGATATAATTGAACAAGTCAAAAACTTTAATATTTCCTACATATAGAATGCTAGCTATaaaaccacacacacacacatatatatgtataatgtgGCAGGAAtgcaattaaaattaaattaaccaaacatatatattgggATATTCttcatattaatataaaaatgaGGGTACCTTTGCTGATACCAgttgttgatatttttgttagttCATTTTGTCTTCGTGAAAACAAATTGCAATAGATATTTATGGTGCAATGCATGTGGTTTTTGTGTACATAAGAACAAGTAGTACTACTGGTGTTTGAAGTTAGGTTTTCGAATATGGAGGAAACAAACTTCAGGTATATGTTGCAGTGAATTGGGTGGTTGTCAACGATCAAATATATATGCctacatttta encodes the following:
- the LOC119993805 gene encoding mini zinc finger protein 2-like produces the protein MRKRQVVVRREEPSTTSSSITIRIVRYGECQKNHAAGVGGYAVDGCTEFMASGEEGTDGALTCAACGCHRNFHRREVETEV